The following are encoded together in the Xanthobacter autotrophicus Py2 genome:
- a CDS encoding putative bacteriophage protein (KEGG: bvi:Bcep1808_4533 putative bacteriophage protein) — MVAYVTRVPAGFVGLVTRFDSITVQPEVVDSATPPTAFGSFVKLVSGKVQPLASSDAGSVVYGVLVNPYPHQSTTNAILTAATPPTSGLLSILKRGYIAVKLVVGTAAKNGAVYVVTTAGGSVVVGDIVTSTSPAGGGTAVAVTGAVFMGPADANGIVEIAYNI; from the coding sequence ATGGTTGCTTATGTGACGCGGGTGCCGGCGGGTTTCGTCGGCCTTGTGACCCGCTTCGACTCGATCACCGTCCAGCCTGAGGTGGTGGACAGCGCCACCCCCCCGACCGCTTTCGGCAGCTTCGTGAAGCTGGTGTCTGGCAAGGTCCAGCCGCTCGCGTCGAGTGACGCTGGTAGCGTCGTCTACGGCGTCCTGGTCAATCCCTATCCGCACCAGTCCACGACCAATGCGATCCTGACTGCGGCGACCCCGCCCACCTCTGGCCTGCTGTCCATCCTGAAGCGCGGCTACATCGCGGTGAAGCTGGTGGTCGGAACCGCAGCCAAGAATGGCGCCGTCTATGTCGTGACCACGGCCGGCGGCTCCGTCGTCGTGGGCGACATCGTGACTTCGACTTCCCCGGCTGGTGGCGGCACCGCCGTGGCTGTGACCGGCGCGGTCTTCATGGGGCCGGCTGATGCGAATGGCATCGTGGAAATCGCCTACAACATCTGA
- a CDS encoding putative bacteriophage protein (KEGG: reu:Reut_A2394 putative bacteriophage protein), producing MSFLSRDIAGPVTRVPAPYTSGNIRRYLRDGFMSYDRATYDSAGAFLIGELERLDPMIHEPLIATTWTRDIDLRTDVTMGDTSTSYTVSTFGAMGGAAPSGLSWASLEATARPRAVLDIGKVVSPLHLWSMDVAYTLPELESARLTGRPIDTQMLSALNRKNQMDTDQVVYIGDSSIGTTGLLNSASVTNVSNVAAGASSSMAWTSKTADEIRKDVNELLISVWAASGYVAPPTKLALSPTAFGYISTTIASSAANATILTFLKENNILTAEKGIPLDIVSVKWLDKANRSGASYDRMVAYSQQPEYVRFPFVPLIPATTQYEGIWVKVPYYGKLGQVEVVYPEVIGYRDGIA from the coding sequence ATGTCTTTCCTCTCGCGTGACATCGCGGGGCCTGTGACGCGTGTCCCGGCTCCCTACACTTCCGGTAACATCCGTCGCTATCTGCGCGACGGCTTCATGAGCTACGACCGCGCTACCTACGACAGCGCTGGCGCCTTCCTCATCGGCGAGCTTGAGCGGCTTGACCCGATGATCCACGAGCCGCTGATCGCGACCACGTGGACCCGCGACATCGACCTCCGCACCGATGTGACCATGGGCGACACCTCCACGTCGTATACCGTGAGCACCTTCGGCGCGATGGGCGGTGCGGCCCCATCTGGCCTGTCGTGGGCGTCCCTTGAGGCGACCGCGCGCCCCCGTGCCGTGCTCGACATCGGCAAGGTGGTCTCGCCCCTGCACCTGTGGTCCATGGACGTGGCCTACACCCTCCCCGAGCTGGAGAGCGCCCGCCTGACTGGCCGCCCCATCGACACGCAGATGCTGTCGGCGCTCAACCGCAAGAACCAGATGGACACCGATCAGGTGGTGTACATCGGCGACAGCTCCATCGGCACCACAGGCCTGCTCAATTCGGCCAGCGTCACCAACGTGTCGAACGTCGCGGCCGGCGCCTCTTCGTCCATGGCTTGGACCTCCAAGACCGCCGACGAAATCCGCAAGGACGTGAACGAACTGCTCATCTCCGTGTGGGCGGCTTCGGGCTACGTGGCCCCGCCCACCAAGCTGGCGCTGTCTCCGACCGCCTTCGGCTACATCTCGACCACCATTGCGTCGAGCGCGGCCAATGCCACCATTCTCACCTTCCTGAAGGAAAACAACATCCTGACGGCTGAGAAGGGCATCCCGCTCGACATCGTGTCGGTGAAGTGGCTCGACAAGGCCAACCGCTCCGGCGCCTCCTATGACCGCATGGTCGCATACTCGCAGCAGCCCGAGTATGTGCGCTTCCCCTTCGTCCCCCTGATCCCGGCGACCACTCAGTACGAGGGCATCTGGGTCAAGGTGCCGTATTACGGCAAGCTGGGACAGGTCGAAGTGGTCTACCCGGAAGTCATCGGCTACCGCGACGGCATCGCCTGA
- a CDS encoding putative bacteriophage protein (KEGG: reu:Reut_A2396 putative bacteriophage protein): protein MSVTASSFRADFPEFTSIVVFPDATVTFWLGLAGKMLSADRWGDLLDYGTELFVAHNLVLAARDQKAASNGGLGGSGSGITSSKTVDKVSVSYDTANAAIEGAGNWNLTSYGTRYIQLARMVGAGGVQL from the coding sequence ATGTCTGTTACCGCATCCTCCTTCCGGGCTGACTTCCCGGAGTTCACCAGCATCGTGGTGTTCCCTGATGCGACGGTGACCTTCTGGCTTGGTCTGGCGGGGAAGATGCTATCGGCTGACCGGTGGGGCGACCTTCTGGATTACGGGACCGAGCTTTTCGTTGCTCATAACCTGGTGCTTGCCGCTCGGGACCAGAAGGCGGCATCGAACGGCGGGCTCGGGGGCTCTGGCTCCGGCATCACGTCGTCCAAGACGGTGGACAAGGTGTCGGTGTCCTACGATACGGCGAATGCCGCTATCGAGGGCGCTGGGAACTGGAACTTGACGAGCTATGGCACGCGCTACATCCAGCTCGCGCGCATGGTCGGAGCGGGTGGCGTCCAGCTCTGA
- a CDS encoding putative bacteriophage protein (KEGG: bvi:Bcep1808_4537 putative bacteriophage protein), with protein MPIEIRKKPNPAIFDGIRALTKNETLVGVPAENAGRQPEDGEKRPLNNAEIGYVQEFGSTIEGPNGQAFSIPPRPHLRPGIEDARDKLAKALEKGVMGALRGDVGAADKALHTAGLIGQNSVRNKITEGPFVPLAPMTLSKRRARGRAGDKPLIDSGAYRNAQTYVVRPKGDD; from the coding sequence ATGCCCATCGAAATCCGCAAGAAGCCAAACCCGGCCATCTTCGACGGCATCCGGGCCTTGACGAAGAACGAGACCTTGGTTGGGGTGCCTGCTGAGAACGCAGGGCGCCAGCCGGAAGATGGAGAGAAGCGTCCCCTGAACAATGCCGAGATTGGCTACGTTCAGGAGTTCGGATCGACCATCGAAGGTCCCAATGGGCAGGCATTCTCGATCCCGCCGCGTCCCCATCTCAGGCCCGGCATTGAAGATGCCAGAGACAAGCTTGCGAAGGCCCTCGAAAAGGGCGTCATGGGCGCGCTCCGGGGCGATGTAGGGGCGGCTGACAAGGCCCTCCATACCGCTGGCCTTATTGGGCAGAACTCAGTTAGGAACAAAATCACAGAGGGGCCATTCGTCCCGCTCGCTCCCATGACGCTTTCAAAGCGGCGGGCGCGGGGGCGGGCTGGCGACAAGCCCCTCATAGACTCAGGCGCATATCGAAATGCGCAGACCTACGTCGTGCGGCCGAAGGGGGATGACTGA
- a CDS encoding phage head-tail adaptor, putative (TIGRFAM: phage head-tail adaptor, putative~KEGG: reu:Reut_A2398 putative bacteriophage protein), giving the protein MPLLDVSDVLLDPDFADTITVYRQAVTVGDDGRAVRTETTIATGAVITPDKFSTLQRLAEGSNVSETITVTTQFRLTSSTDGYDADEILWNGKRYVVIAVGDCTRYGAGFIEASASLKGMSPP; this is encoded by the coding sequence ATGCCTCTTCTGGATGTTTCAGACGTTTTGCTTGACCCTGACTTCGCCGACACCATCACGGTCTATCGGCAGGCTGTGACGGTTGGGGATGACGGCAGGGCCGTTCGCACCGAGACGACTATCGCCACGGGTGCAGTAATCACCCCGGACAAGTTCTCAACGCTCCAGAGGCTGGCTGAGGGGTCCAACGTCTCCGAGACCATCACGGTCACCACGCAGTTCCGCTTGACCTCTTCGACGGATGGCTACGACGCCGACGAAATCCTCTGGAACGGCAAGCGTTACGTGGTCATCGCCGTTGGCGATTGCACCAGATACGGGGCTGGTTTCATTGAGGCGTCGGCAAGCCTGAAGGGCATGTCGCCACCATGA
- a CDS encoding putative bacteriophage protein (KEGG: reu:Reut_A2399 putative bacteriophage protein) has protein sequence MNDSSTGGYLAPSGPVAQDAALEDQIQAAIVGITGLSGPRVKPAWQPNPPAKEDLTVDWCAYRITSIDPNWTGAIVHHPEGEGTDELRRHETVEVLCNFYGPNASAFACVFRDGLLIPQNMETLQAQGIAFLEAGAIRAAPDFVNNQWVQRQDLLVRFRRMTSRTYQIRNVLSAEGVFVVENGNTNSWNTENT, from the coding sequence ATGAATGATTCATCGACTGGGGGATACCTCGCCCCATCCGGCCCCGTCGCTCAGGACGCAGCCCTAGAAGACCAGATCCAAGCGGCCATTGTTGGGATCACCGGCCTTTCAGGCCCCCGCGTCAAGCCGGCATGGCAACCGAACCCGCCAGCCAAGGAAGATCTCACGGTTGACTGGTGCGCCTACCGCATCACGAGCATTGATCCGAATTGGACGGGCGCCATCGTCCACCACCCGGAAGGGGAGGGGACAGACGAACTGCGCCGGCACGAGACGGTGGAAGTGCTCTGCAACTTCTACGGCCCGAACGCCTCGGCTTTCGCTTGCGTCTTCAGGGATGGCTTGCTCATCCCGCAGAACATGGAAACCCTCCAGGCTCAGGGTATCGCCTTTCTAGAGGCTGGCGCCATCCGCGCCGCCCCTGACTTCGTCAACAACCAGTGGGTTCAGCGGCAAGACCTTCTGGTCCGGTTCCGCCGCATGACTTCCCGCACCTACCAGATCCGCAACGTCCTGTCGGCTGAAGGCGTCTTCGTCGTCGAGAACGGCAACACCAATTCTTGGAATACGGAGAACACCTGA
- a CDS encoding conserved hypothetical protein (KEGG: bvi:Bcep1808_4542 hypothetical protein): MAQGLAVSDVVNVTVTLSPTAAPTRNFGAGMLIGSTDVIDVNERIRSYSSMTDVGGDFGTTDPEFIAATRHFSQSPTPAILYIGRWAQTASHGTLRGGVLNATEQLMSAWTSVTAGAFRIDIDGSTKSVSGLNFSTALNLPGVAAIIDAGLTGGSVTWDANSGRFVVKSDTTGTTSTVGYAVAPVSGTDISTQLKLTTGLAGTSVPGIAAESLVAACQAFVDKSGDWYAAEVLPTVSNDVFLAAALYIEALGKKRIIGTTINSTTVLDNTLTTDLASVCKAANLKRTFLQYSASSYAIASFFGRAATVDFTGSKTTLTMKFKTEPGVAAETLTETQAATLKSKNCNVFVNYDNSTAIIQEGVMSNGYFFDEVQGLDWLENFIQTEVWNLLYTSKTKIPQTNAGMSLIATKIENCLQQGVVNGLIAPGVWNADGFGALENGDYLETGYYVYHADISTQSQADREARKSVTFQVAVKLAGAVHFVLTLIWVNR, from the coding sequence ATGGCTCAGGGACTAGCGGTATCTGACGTTGTCAACGTCACCGTCACGCTCTCGCCGACCGCCGCCCCCACCCGCAACTTCGGCGCCGGCATGCTCATCGGCTCCACGGACGTGATCGATGTGAACGAGCGCATCCGCTCCTATTCGAGCATGACCGATGTGGGCGGGGACTTCGGCACGACTGATCCCGAATTCATCGCGGCCACGCGGCACTTCTCGCAGAGCCCGACGCCTGCAATCCTCTACATCGGCCGATGGGCGCAGACTGCATCCCATGGCACGCTCCGCGGTGGTGTCCTCAATGCCACCGAACAGCTCATGTCGGCATGGACCAGTGTAACCGCTGGTGCATTCCGGATCGACATTGACGGCTCCACCAAGTCGGTGTCCGGCCTCAACTTCTCGACGGCGCTCAACCTCCCCGGTGTGGCCGCGATCATCGATGCCGGCCTAACCGGCGGGTCCGTGACGTGGGATGCCAACTCGGGCCGGTTCGTCGTCAAGTCGGATACCACTGGTACCACTTCGACTGTCGGCTATGCTGTAGCCCCGGTCTCTGGCACGGACATCTCCACCCAGCTCAAGCTCACCACTGGCCTTGCCGGCACTTCGGTCCCCGGCATTGCGGCTGAGAGCCTTGTCGCGGCCTGTCAGGCGTTCGTGGACAAGTCCGGCGACTGGTACGCTGCCGAGGTTCTACCGACCGTCTCCAATGACGTGTTCCTCGCTGCCGCGCTCTATATCGAGGCGCTGGGCAAGAAGCGGATCATCGGCACTACGATCAACTCGACCACAGTGCTCGATAACACGCTGACCACGGATCTTGCGTCCGTGTGCAAGGCCGCGAACCTGAAGCGGACCTTCCTTCAGTATTCCGCCTCCTCCTATGCCATCGCCTCCTTCTTTGGCCGCGCCGCGACGGTGGACTTTACCGGCAGCAAGACCACGCTGACCATGAAGTTCAAGACCGAGCCGGGCGTGGCGGCCGAGACCCTGACGGAGACGCAGGCGGCTACGCTGAAGTCGAAGAATTGTAATGTTTTTGTTAACTACGACAATTCCACGGCCATCATCCAAGAAGGGGTGATGTCCAACGGCTACTTCTTCGACGAAGTGCAGGGACTTGATTGGCTGGAAAATTTCATTCAGACGGAAGTTTGGAACCTGCTCTACACGAGCAAGACCAAGATTCCCCAGACCAACGCCGGCATGTCGCTGATCGCGACCAAGATTGAAAACTGCCTCCAGCAGGGCGTGGTCAATGGCCTGATCGCTCCGGGCGTCTGGAATGCGGATGGATTCGGTGCTCTGGAGAACGGCGACTATCTGGAGACCGGATACTACGTCTACCACGCCGATATCTCCACGCAGTCGCAGGCCGACCGCGAGGCGCGCAAGTCCGTGACCTTCCAGGTTGCCGTCAAACTTGCTGGCGCCGTGCACTTCGTCCTCACGCTCATCTGGGTCAATCGCTGA
- a CDS encoding putative bacteriophage protein (KEGG: stt:t1882 putative bacteriophage protein), with protein MNVTASIVGTGGSFSLGYGSDNAEEGISVSMLEDKNTMMVGADGGVMHSLHAGRAGSITVRLLKTSPVNKQLMDLYRFQTSTPANHGANTLTVRDTMRGDVVVAQKVAFRKIPDNSYAKAGNILEWVFDCGIIDEKLG; from the coding sequence ATGAACGTCACCGCGTCTATCGTCGGGACTGGTGGCTCCTTCTCCCTTGGGTATGGGTCGGACAATGCCGAAGAGGGCATCTCCGTGTCGATGCTTGAGGACAAGAACACGATGATGGTGGGCGCGGACGGCGGCGTCATGCACTCTCTGCATGCAGGCCGCGCGGGGTCCATCACCGTCCGGCTGCTGAAGACCTCCCCGGTCAACAAGCAGCTCATGGACCTCTACCGCTTCCAGACATCCACCCCTGCCAACCACGGCGCGAATACCCTCACGGTGCGCGACACCATGCGGGGCGATGTGGTCGTGGCGCAGAAGGTGGCCTTCCGGAAGATCCCGGACAACTCCTATGCCAAGGCCGGCAATATCCTCGAATGGGTGTTCGACTGCGGCATCATCGACGAGAAGCTCGGGTGA
- a CDS encoding putative bacteriophage protein (KEGG: sty:STY1060 putative bacteriophage protein), translating to MDDEFELSGIRYRARKMSAKDQLFVARKLTPLIGSFVPLLQMAAKQASVGGNISGAIMSLDVEQVMPLAQGIASLPESDTDDLIARCLSHVQRGSVSPAGTTWSNVWSTSAGKPMFEDIDLMSMLTLVAHVVRKDLGNFIPALFSGSIGGAGLIQTSNS from the coding sequence ATGGATGACGAATTTGAACTCAGCGGGATCAGGTACCGGGCGCGCAAGATGAGCGCCAAGGACCAGCTCTTCGTCGCCCGGAAGCTCACCCCCCTCATCGGCTCTTTCGTCCCGCTCTTGCAGATGGCGGCCAAGCAGGCGTCAGTCGGCGGCAACATTTCCGGCGCGATCATGTCGCTTGATGTGGAGCAGGTCATGCCACTTGCTCAGGGCATCGCCAGCCTGCCGGAGAGCGACACGGACGACCTTATCGCCCGGTGCCTGTCCCACGTCCAGAGGGGATCTGTGTCGCCTGCTGGCACCACATGGTCAAACGTCTGGTCCACCTCCGCCGGTAAGCCCATGTTTGAGGACATCGACCTCATGTCGATGCTGACCCTTGTCGCGCATGTCGTGCGAAAGGACCTCGGAAATTTTATTCCCGCCCTGTTCTCCGGTTCGATCGGCGGGGCGGGGCTAATCCAGACGTCGAACTCGTAA
- a CDS encoding hypothetical protein (KEGG: reu:Reut_A2403 hypothetical protein) produces the protein MAETIGDYLVKLGLQVDKAQEQRFNAALGNLSKTLTTMAAGLAAAATAIQVTVVAVSKSFDNLYFAAQRTGSTVQGIKALSYAFGQIGSSGNEAQSALEGLAKAMRTNPGIGKWLNAQGIATEGRKTEEVLGDIFEQFKKKPYYIGAQFAQLAGISEDTFNKASSQWAEVKKFVKEYEETQRKFGVDPDKAAKSSNELMTAFRGLMGHVDALLTKITVALQPQLTQILKDVGAWFEQHQEQIVRILNQILEAVKGLISDFIALGKALEPVVEKFVAMAEALTGKHGLEAALLLVTGGALAAFVAKWAIFFGMLAKYAPLIAVLTAMGWDMFYATDQEKLDIGGGVNDAINGPAGGADNWWTRTQNRVRGMLGMGPVDNKGKPVDQGGQSQSPAGAPNAPGMAQITTKSGKTAWVGKEYQAQFQGFINDLEAQGYNINDIGGYANRRNVNDPSKMSAHAYGMAIDVNPSANPNGTTQSDLPIGTGELAKKWGLGWGMNWSKTKDPMHFSTDPYEGGKALTPDQLKQLQDEQASRLKDKQSELMGAPLGGSTTRSASLSNRTNITIYGSTDPAGTAANLGGAQSRIASDLIRNAQSAFV, from the coding sequence GTGGCAGAAACCATCGGCGACTACCTCGTTAAGCTTGGCCTTCAGGTCGATAAGGCGCAAGAGCAGCGCTTTAACGCCGCTCTCGGAAACCTCTCCAAGACCCTGACGACGATGGCGGCCGGCCTCGCCGCTGCTGCCACGGCGATCCAGGTGACAGTCGTCGCGGTTTCCAAGTCGTTCGATAACCTCTATTTCGCGGCCCAGCGGACGGGCTCCACGGTGCAGGGCATCAAGGCCCTGTCCTATGCCTTCGGGCAGATCGGAAGCTCTGGAAACGAAGCCCAGTCGGCCCTTGAGGGGCTGGCGAAGGCCATGCGCACAAACCCCGGCATCGGGAAGTGGCTCAATGCACAGGGCATCGCGACTGAGGGCCGGAAGACCGAGGAAGTCCTCGGCGACATCTTCGAGCAGTTCAAGAAGAAGCCATACTATATCGGGGCGCAGTTTGCCCAGCTCGCGGGCATCAGCGAAGACACCTTCAACAAGGCATCGTCGCAGTGGGCCGAAGTCAAGAAGTTCGTCAAGGAATATGAGGAGACGCAGCGCAAGTTCGGGGTAGACCCTGACAAGGCGGCAAAAAGCTCCAACGAGTTGATGACAGCGTTCCGTGGGCTCATGGGCCACGTTGACGCGCTGTTGACCAAGATCACCGTCGCTCTACAGCCGCAGCTTACTCAGATCCTCAAGGATGTTGGGGCGTGGTTTGAGCAGCATCAGGAGCAGATCGTCAGGATCTTGAACCAGATCCTTGAGGCGGTGAAGGGGCTGATCTCCGACTTTATCGCGCTCGGGAAGGCGCTCGAGCCTGTCGTCGAGAAGTTCGTGGCGATGGCTGAGGCTCTGACCGGGAAGCACGGCCTCGAAGCCGCACTCCTCTTGGTCACAGGCGGCGCATTGGCTGCATTCGTCGCCAAATGGGCCATCTTCTTCGGGATGCTAGCGAAGTACGCCCCGCTCATCGCGGTCCTCACCGCCATGGGCTGGGATATGTTCTATGCGACGGACCAGGAGAAGCTGGATATCGGAGGCGGCGTCAATGATGCCATCAACGGCCCTGCCGGCGGCGCTGACAACTGGTGGACGCGGACGCAGAACCGTGTTCGTGGAATGCTGGGCATGGGGCCAGTGGACAATAAGGGCAAGCCGGTAGATCAGGGGGGGCAGTCCCAGTCTCCCGCCGGCGCTCCGAATGCTCCGGGCATGGCCCAGATCACGACCAAATCGGGCAAGACTGCATGGGTCGGCAAGGAATATCAGGCGCAGTTCCAAGGATTTATCAACGACCTTGAGGCTCAGGGGTACAACATCAACGATATCGGGGGCTATGCGAACCGCCGGAACGTGAATGACCCCAGTAAAATGTCGGCCCATGCTTACGGTATGGCAATCGACGTGAACCCATCGGCGAATCCGAACGGGACGACGCAGTCCGACCTTCCCATCGGGACTGGTGAGCTTGCCAAGAAGTGGGGGCTCGGGTGGGGGATGAACTGGTCTAAGACCAAAGACCCCATGCATTTCTCGACTGACCCATATGAAGGTGGGAAGGCACTTACGCCGGATCAGTTGAAGCAGCTTCAGGACGAACAGGCATCCCGGCTGAAGGACAAGCAGAGCGAGTTGATGGGGGCACCTCTTGGGGGCTCCACCACCCGCTCAGCGTCCCTCTCCAACCGGACCAACATCACGATCTACGGCTCGACCGATCCCGCCGGCACCGCCGCCAACCTCGGCGGGGCGCAGAGCCGGATTGCCTCGGACCTGATCCGCAACGCACAGAGCGCATTCGTCTGA
- a CDS encoding hypothetical protein (KEGG: reu:Reut_A2403 hypothetical protein), translating into MATIEEFLVSLGYAVRESEVNAFEGTIKKAESLVLKLGAALNSFERKAAALFVGATDELDRLNFAAQRTGSSVDELRALTYAMQQLGMSGRGAEALVGGFAQRLRQFPAMASLLQGLGVQASVNGRARDQAVVMRDAVKALNKIEYYPLAARYAEVLGIPEEDYNVLRQNGDKIDRLADEQKALFDRYGVNGNQAGESSTLLRIGWRQTLMTLDALFSKIALEVGPAITPVIERLKEWIDRNQDRIVAVCLALVAVAGDLANGLQAFAEKLFGSGDGFLNFLEWATGSNGIIRVAEVFAGTWVATTVAAFLGPIGIIIAGLLGIAALLMPGKANASEARHQGGGGNAASGGAAAGGARGASHGGSGSRAPSDKGKGASGSWWGSLGKSRSRAAGGAGAAGASEPFTPTTSTDSVPALADVRKQFAEELNDPAVAARLAAYAEAEVGSQGAEAQQAFIESIMNRAAARGQSIAQVLSSSSSYFPRSTHNRAAQLMNNPRIAAKYQGIVAAVLGGSNISLFATGNASDGVGFGGGPRTKSYGGEDFGIEKPDMPWVKRMQAITRKSEPPGPMPAIPPDFQNIDPNTMFEAPPLGATETTSSLNADQVSEIVVHGDPDPSRTAAEVGAAQSRINGDFVEQASKAA; encoded by the coding sequence ATGGCCACCATAGAGGAGTTCCTTGTCTCGCTCGGCTATGCCGTCCGCGAGAGCGAGGTCAACGCCTTTGAGGGGACGATCAAGAAGGCTGAATCGCTTGTCCTGAAACTCGGCGCGGCGCTTAATTCCTTTGAACGGAAGGCGGCGGCACTCTTCGTTGGGGCTACGGACGAACTCGACCGGCTGAACTTCGCAGCCCAGCGCACCGGCTCATCCGTCGATGAGCTTCGTGCCCTCACCTACGCCATGCAGCAGTTGGGCATGAGCGGGCGTGGGGCTGAGGCGCTGGTGGGTGGGTTCGCCCAACGCCTGCGGCAGTTTCCCGCCATGGCGAGCCTCCTTCAGGGGCTCGGGGTTCAAGCCTCGGTCAATGGACGGGCCCGCGACCAGGCCGTCGTGATGCGGGATGCCGTAAAGGCGCTGAACAAGATCGAGTATTACCCCTTGGCAGCGCGCTATGCCGAGGTGCTTGGAATTCCGGAGGAGGATTACAACGTCCTCCGGCAGAACGGCGACAAGATCGACCGCCTCGCAGATGAACAGAAGGCCCTCTTTGATCGCTACGGCGTCAACGGCAATCAGGCGGGGGAAAGCTCCACCCTCCTGAGGATCGGCTGGCGCCAGACGCTCATGACGTTGGACGCCCTGTTCTCCAAGATCGCCTTGGAGGTCGGCCCGGCTATCACCCCAGTCATTGAGCGGCTGAAAGAGTGGATCGACAGGAACCAGGACCGCATTGTCGCCGTGTGCCTCGCGCTCGTGGCTGTTGCCGGCGACCTTGCCAATGGCTTGCAGGCATTCGCTGAGAAGCTTTTTGGATCGGGGGATGGCTTCCTCAACTTCCTTGAGTGGGCCACGGGATCAAACGGCATCATCCGCGTGGCGGAGGTGTTCGCGGGAACGTGGGTTGCGACAACCGTCGCTGCCTTCCTCGGTCCTATCGGCATCATCATTGCCGGCCTACTTGGTATCGCGGCCCTGCTCATGCCGGGCAAGGCGAATGCATCTGAGGCGCGGCATCAGGGCGGCGGTGGAAATGCTGCCTCTGGCGGGGCGGCCGCTGGCGGTGCTCGTGGGGCCTCCCACGGCGGGTCTGGATCGCGGGCCCCCTCGGACAAGGGTAAGGGCGCAAGTGGGTCGTGGTGGGGTTCCTTGGGAAAGTCTCGGTCACGCGCAGCCGGAGGCGCTGGTGCGGCGGGGGCATCTGAGCCTTTCACCCCGACGACAAGCACGGATTCCGTCCCGGCTCTGGCCGATGTCCGAAAGCAGTTCGCGGAGGAGCTAAACGACCCTGCCGTCGCGGCGCGCCTCGCTGCCTATGCCGAGGCGGAAGTGGGGAGCCAAGGCGCGGAAGCCCAGCAAGCGTTTATCGAGAGCATTATGAACCGGGCTGCGGCGCGGGGGCAGAGTATCGCTCAGGTGCTATCTAGTAGCAGCAGCTATTTTCCAAGGAGCACGCATAATCGCGCCGCCCAGCTTATGAACAACCCCCGGATCGCCGCAAAGTACCAGGGGATCGTCGCGGCAGTTCTGGGGGGCTCTAACATCTCACTGTTTGCCACCGGAAACGCCTCTGACGGCGTTGGTTTCGGGGGCGGGCCGCGCACGAAAAGCTATGGCGGGGAAGACTTCGGCATTGAAAAGCCCGACATGCCGTGGGTCAAGAGAATGCAGGCGATCACACGGAAGTCGGAGCCGCCGGGGCCAATGCCGGCGATTCCTCCTGATTTTCAGAATATCGACCCAAACACCATGTTCGAGGCGCCCCCCTTGGGAGCCACGGAAACCACATCCTCTCTCAACGCAGATCAGGTCTCAGAGATTGTGGTGCATGGCGACCCGGACCCGTCCCGGACGGCTGCGGAAGTCGGGGCCGCACAGAGCCGGATCAATGGCGACTTCGTCGAACAAGCTTCAAAGGCTGCGTGA
- a CDS encoding putative bacteriophage protein (KEGG: bvi:Bcep1808_4547 putative bacteriophage protein) translates to MVDIVEAVVGTVSQILIGSGRSIGGIKPDIVVEETSRDSLFITNHPVEKGAAISDHAFKMPVECEMRCGWSDSGHFQGYSRAINAALIALQAQRQPFTVVTGKRTYRNMLLAGIEVSTSAGSEYALLVRCLLREVIIVGTSTVSSGSAGTQADAARTGGTTSGGQRQAIPSSAGGIGHA, encoded by the coding sequence ATGGTCGATATTGTTGAGGCTGTGGTGGGAACCGTCAGCCAGATCCTCATCGGCTCCGGCCGGTCCATCGGTGGGATCAAGCCAGATATCGTGGTCGAAGAGACTTCGCGCGATAGCCTCTTCATCACCAACCACCCGGTGGAAAAGGGCGCGGCCATTTCGGACCACGCCTTCAAAATGCCGGTGGAATGCGAGATGCGCTGTGGGTGGTCTGATTCCGGCCACTTCCAAGGGTATAGCCGGGCGATTAACGCCGCCCTCATCGCCCTCCAGGCGCAGCGCCAGCCGTTCACGGTGGTGACGGGGAAGCGGACCTATCGGAACATGCTTCTTGCCGGGATCGAGGTCTCTACCTCTGCCGGCTCGGAATATGCCCTGCTTGTCCGCTGCCTCCTGAGAGAGGTGATCATCGTCGGGACTTCTACCGTGTCGTCCGGCAGCGCAGGAACGCAGGCGGATGCCGCGCGGACGGGTGGGACTACGAGTGGGGGGCAGAGGCAGGCCATTCCGTCAAGTGCAGGCGGTATCGGTCACGCGTGA